Proteins encoded together in one Camelus dromedarius isolate mCamDro1 chromosome 11, mCamDro1.pat, whole genome shotgun sequence window:
- the TROAP gene encoding tastin isoform X2, with the protein MTTLQTTKDPLLRSVSPTPSKIPVRSQRRPPLPTAKLCALDQENQDPRRLVQKLSIQPPLADSAGPRPKATLQADQSEKSVGSTQLRNPLEELRPSPGGQNVGPRLPPQTEAPGTIEFVADPAALATILSGEGVKSCRLGRQPSLAQRVLIRESQGGTARRGQHARASAYLAPRTPTHRLDPARASCFSRLEGPGPRSRTFCPQRLEALIPPSGPSSHPSARPHFQELRKETGGSSRTSVSQASGLLREIPVQPASSLPEGEHEVVIHSDEGGGGPLGLAKRVLLKETRETTHSRDGCGSCLMPSPGRVVPPSVTRPSPFGRAQRVPSPGPSAPTSYSVLRRLAFRPKTQFTPLPSAPRVPQARWLSGLSPQPCPEEPALPWEQIAVRLFDQESCIRLPEGSGKPPMATHGPHPNRTPNLQELKMQRISILQQLLRQEVEGLAEGKCASLSGGSSLDMVELQPLLAEISRTLNAPEHNPGSIHLPGLLQHSGQPEPHLPEECGELEPCPGAEPEVAQPCPPAEPGTRESHQRREPETPEPSTREQPEMPEPCPPGEPGPLQACPQGQTGLPEPSPRIEPGVSEACSPEPRSPESSRHPCCSQWAPATTTLTFSSQHPLCASPPIHSLQSLRPPPGQADLSSLAPRTLALRQRLKSCLTAIHCFHEARLDDECAFYTSRAPPSGLTRVCTNPVATLLEWQDALSFIPVGSPAPQDSPS; encoded by the exons ATGACCACCCTCCAAACCACGAAGGATCCTCTCCTCCGGAGTGTATCTCCCACCCCTAGCAAGATTCCCGTTCGCTCTCAGAGACGTCCTCCTCTCCCCACGGCCAAACTCTGCGCCCTGGACCAGGAGAACCAAGATCCAAGG AGATTGGTGCAGAAGCTCAGTATTCAGCCTCCCCTCGCTGACTCAGCAGGCCCCAGGCCGAAAGCCACACTTCAAGCAGACCAATCAGAGAAATCGGTGGGGAGCACTCAGCTCCGGAATCCCTTGGAGGAGCTCAGGCCTAGCCCTGGGGGACAAAATGTGGGGCCTAGGCTCCCTCCCCAGACAG AGGCTCCAGGGACCATAGAGTTTGTGGCTGACCCTGCAGCCCTGGCCACCATCCTGTCAGGTGAGGGGGTGAAGAGCTGTCGCCTTGGGCGCCAGCCCAGTTTGGCTCAGAGAGTACTGATTCGAGAGAGCCAGGGAGGCACCGCCCGGAGGGGCCAG CATGCCCGGGCCTCTGCATATTTGGCCCCCAGAACCCCCACCCACCGACTGGACCCTGCCAGGGCTTCCTGCTTCTCAAGGCTAGAGGGACCAGGACCTCGCAGCCGGACCTTTTGTCCCCAGAGGCTAGAAGCTCTG ATTCCTCCTTCAGGACCTTCTTCTCACCCTTCTGCTCGTCCTCATTTCCAGGAGCTAAGAAAAGAGACAGGTGGCAGCAGCAG GACTTCAGTGAGCCAGGCCTCAGGATTACTTCGGGAGATCCCTGTCCAGCCCG cttcctctctccctgaaGGAGAACATGAAGTTGTCATTCACTCAGATGAAGGAGGAGGGGGCCCCCTTGGTCTGGCCAAGCGGGTACTGTTAAAAGAAACCCGAGAGACAACCCACAGCAGG GATGGCTGCGGCTCCTGCCTGATGCCCTCCCCTGGCCGAGTAGTGCCACCTTCTGTCACCCGACCATCACCCTTTGGACGGGCTCAGCGTGTaccctcccctggcccctcagCTCCA ACCTCATATTCAGTGTTGCGGCGTCTCGCATTCCGCCCCAAAACTCAGTTCACACCCCTCCCATCAGCCCCCAGAGTTCCACAG GCCCGATGGTTGAGTGGCCTCTCCCCTCAGCCTTGCCCTGAAGAGCCTGCCCTGCCTTGG GAACAGATTGCAGTCCGGTTATTTGACCAGGAGAGTTGTATAAGGTTGCCGGAGGGGTCTGGGAAGCCACCCATGGCAACTCATGGACCCCACCCCAATAGAACCCCCAACCTCCAGGAGCTGAAGATGCAG CGCATCAGTATCCTGCAACAGCTTTTGCGACAGGAGGTAGAGGGGCTGGCAGAGGGCAAATGTGCCTCCCTTAGTGGGGGCTCCTCTCTGGATATGGTTGAACTTCAGCCCCTGCTGGCTGAAATTTCTAGAACACTGAATGCCCCAGAGCATAATCCTGGGTCTATCCACCTTCCTGGACTGTTACAACACTCTGGGCAGCCAGAGCCCCACCTTCCAGAGGAGTGTGGGGAACTGGAGCCCTGCCCTGGAGCAGAGCCTGAGGtggctcagccctgccctccagcagaGCCAGGGACCAGAGAGTCCCACCAGAGGAGGGAGCCTGAGACACCAGAGCCCTCCACCCGGGAACAGCCTGAGATGCCGGAGCCCTGCCCTCCGGGAGAGCCTGGACCCCTTCAGGCCTGCCCCCAGGGGCAGACAGGACTCCCAGAGCCCTCCCCTAGGATAGAGCCTGGGGTATCAGAGGCCTGCTCCCCAGAACCCAGAAGTCCAGAGTCCAGCCGACACCCCTGCTGCAGTCAGTGGGCTCCAGCGACCACCACCCTGACCTTCTCCTCTCAACACCCACTTTGCGCCAGCCCCCCTATCCACTCACTCCAGTCTCTGAGGCCCCCACCAGGCCAGGCAG ACCTCAGCAGTCTGGCGCCTCGAACCCTGGCCCTGAGGCAGCGCCTCAAATCATGTCTGACCGCCATCCACTGCTTCCACGAGGCCCGCCTGGATGATGAGTGTGCCTTCTACACCAGCCGAGCGCCTCCCTCAGGCCTCACCCGGGTCTGCACCAACCCTGTAGCCACGCTGCTGGAATGGCAGGACGCCCTG AGTTTTATTCCAGTCGGTTCTCCTGCCCCACAGGACTCTCCGTCATGA
- the TROAP gene encoding tastin isoform X1, whose product MTTLQTTKDPLLRSVSPTPSKIPVRSQRRPPLPTAKLCALDQENQDPRRLVQKLSIQPPLADSAGPRPKATLQADQSEKSVGSTQLRNPLEELRPSPGGQNVGPRLPPQTEAPGTIEFVADPAALATILSGEGVKSCRLGRQPSLAQRVLIRESQGGTARRGQHARASAYLAPRTPTHRLDPARASCFSRLEGPGPRSRTFCPQRLEALIPPSGPSSHPSARPHFQELRKETGGSSRTSVSQASGLLREIPVQPDTTENVCLLASSLPEGEHEVVIHSDEGGGGPLGLAKRVLLKETRETTHSRDGCGSCLMPSPGRVVPPSVTRPSPFGRAQRVPSPGPSAPTSYSVLRRLAFRPKTQFTPLPSAPRVPQARWLSGLSPQPCPEEPALPWEQIAVRLFDQESCIRLPEGSGKPPMATHGPHPNRTPNLQELKMQRISILQQLLRQEVEGLAEGKCASLSGGSSLDMVELQPLLAEISRTLNAPEHNPGSIHLPGLLQHSGQPEPHLPEECGELEPCPGAEPEVAQPCPPAEPGTRESHQRREPETPEPSTREQPEMPEPCPPGEPGPLQACPQGQTGLPEPSPRIEPGVSEACSPEPRSPESSRHPCCSQWAPATTTLTFSSQHPLCASPPIHSLQSLRPPPGQADLSSLAPRTLALRQRLKSCLTAIHCFHEARLDDECAFYTSRAPPSGLTRVCTNPVATLLEWQDALSFIPVGSPAPQDSPS is encoded by the exons ATGACCACCCTCCAAACCACGAAGGATCCTCTCCTCCGGAGTGTATCTCCCACCCCTAGCAAGATTCCCGTTCGCTCTCAGAGACGTCCTCCTCTCCCCACGGCCAAACTCTGCGCCCTGGACCAGGAGAACCAAGATCCAAGG AGATTGGTGCAGAAGCTCAGTATTCAGCCTCCCCTCGCTGACTCAGCAGGCCCCAGGCCGAAAGCCACACTTCAAGCAGACCAATCAGAGAAATCGGTGGGGAGCACTCAGCTCCGGAATCCCTTGGAGGAGCTCAGGCCTAGCCCTGGGGGACAAAATGTGGGGCCTAGGCTCCCTCCCCAGACAG AGGCTCCAGGGACCATAGAGTTTGTGGCTGACCCTGCAGCCCTGGCCACCATCCTGTCAGGTGAGGGGGTGAAGAGCTGTCGCCTTGGGCGCCAGCCCAGTTTGGCTCAGAGAGTACTGATTCGAGAGAGCCAGGGAGGCACCGCCCGGAGGGGCCAG CATGCCCGGGCCTCTGCATATTTGGCCCCCAGAACCCCCACCCACCGACTGGACCCTGCCAGGGCTTCCTGCTTCTCAAGGCTAGAGGGACCAGGACCTCGCAGCCGGACCTTTTGTCCCCAGAGGCTAGAAGCTCTG ATTCCTCCTTCAGGACCTTCTTCTCACCCTTCTGCTCGTCCTCATTTCCAGGAGCTAAGAAAAGAGACAGGTGGCAGCAGCAG GACTTCAGTGAGCCAGGCCTCAGGATTACTTCGGGAGATCCCTGTCCAGCCCG ACACTACAGAAAATGTCTGTCTTCTagcttcctctctccctgaaGGAGAACATGAAGTTGTCATTCACTCAGATGAAGGAGGAGGGGGCCCCCTTGGTCTGGCCAAGCGGGTACTGTTAAAAGAAACCCGAGAGACAACCCACAGCAGG GATGGCTGCGGCTCCTGCCTGATGCCCTCCCCTGGCCGAGTAGTGCCACCTTCTGTCACCCGACCATCACCCTTTGGACGGGCTCAGCGTGTaccctcccctggcccctcagCTCCA ACCTCATATTCAGTGTTGCGGCGTCTCGCATTCCGCCCCAAAACTCAGTTCACACCCCTCCCATCAGCCCCCAGAGTTCCACAG GCCCGATGGTTGAGTGGCCTCTCCCCTCAGCCTTGCCCTGAAGAGCCTGCCCTGCCTTGG GAACAGATTGCAGTCCGGTTATTTGACCAGGAGAGTTGTATAAGGTTGCCGGAGGGGTCTGGGAAGCCACCCATGGCAACTCATGGACCCCACCCCAATAGAACCCCCAACCTCCAGGAGCTGAAGATGCAG CGCATCAGTATCCTGCAACAGCTTTTGCGACAGGAGGTAGAGGGGCTGGCAGAGGGCAAATGTGCCTCCCTTAGTGGGGGCTCCTCTCTGGATATGGTTGAACTTCAGCCCCTGCTGGCTGAAATTTCTAGAACACTGAATGCCCCAGAGCATAATCCTGGGTCTATCCACCTTCCTGGACTGTTACAACACTCTGGGCAGCCAGAGCCCCACCTTCCAGAGGAGTGTGGGGAACTGGAGCCCTGCCCTGGAGCAGAGCCTGAGGtggctcagccctgccctccagcagaGCCAGGGACCAGAGAGTCCCACCAGAGGAGGGAGCCTGAGACACCAGAGCCCTCCACCCGGGAACAGCCTGAGATGCCGGAGCCCTGCCCTCCGGGAGAGCCTGGACCCCTTCAGGCCTGCCCCCAGGGGCAGACAGGACTCCCAGAGCCCTCCCCTAGGATAGAGCCTGGGGTATCAGAGGCCTGCTCCCCAGAACCCAGAAGTCCAGAGTCCAGCCGACACCCCTGCTGCAGTCAGTGGGCTCCAGCGACCACCACCCTGACCTTCTCCTCTCAACACCCACTTTGCGCCAGCCCCCCTATCCACTCACTCCAGTCTCTGAGGCCCCCACCAGGCCAGGCAG ACCTCAGCAGTCTGGCGCCTCGAACCCTGGCCCTGAGGCAGCGCCTCAAATCATGTCTGACCGCCATCCACTGCTTCCACGAGGCCCGCCTGGATGATGAGTGTGCCTTCTACACCAGCCGAGCGCCTCCCTCAGGCCTCACCCGGGTCTGCACCAACCCTGTAGCCACGCTGCTGGAATGGCAGGACGCCCTG AGTTTTATTCCAGTCGGTTCTCCTGCCCCACAGGACTCTCCGTCATGA